In Gemmatimonadales bacterium, the following are encoded in one genomic region:
- a CDS encoding electron-transfer flavoprotein:ubiquinone oxidoreductase — protein sequence MGVVVPSRHQAALPASMILTDKPHDEAIELDVLIVGAGPAGLACAIQLARTNPSLAIGVLEKAGALGEHSLSGAVINPVAMRALFPGKPDAEFPFRQRVAGEAVYYLTAQGSTRIPTPPTMKNHGNFTASLCEVVRWLGEQAEALGINIFPGFPAASLLVDGSRVIGVRTVPGGLDREGNPTDVFTEPTDLTARVIVLAEGTRGALAQAWRDWQHVSSPNPQIFALGVKEVWEVAKPLDRVIHTMGWPLPSTVFGGSWCYPMGPNQVSIGLVAGLDYHAAAFDVHESLQRMKLHPLFRDVLTGGTMVEWGAKTIPEGGYYAIPDRLSGDGLMMIGDTAGFVDVPSLKGIHYAMESGMLAASTIVTALGTAGAASAAVLAPYDAAVRGSSIGHDLHVTRNMRLGFKDGFWRGAFKAGLMTLSRGALPGGRIEMPADADAPRESGAPEPFVPDNVLTFSKVDAVFKSGNATRDSIPSHLIIGRDISGEVADFYAHLCPAGVYERDGDTVRVNPPNCVDCKATDVLGPRWTPREGGSGPTYRLM from the coding sequence GTGGGTGTTGTCGTACCGAGTCGTCACCAGGCCGCGTTGCCGGCATCGATGATCCTGACGGACAAGCCGCACGATGAAGCGATCGAACTCGACGTATTGATCGTCGGCGCCGGGCCGGCCGGGCTCGCATGCGCCATCCAGCTCGCGCGAACCAATCCGTCACTGGCGATCGGTGTTCTCGAAAAGGCCGGCGCCCTTGGTGAACATTCGCTGTCGGGTGCGGTGATCAATCCGGTGGCGATGCGGGCGCTCTTTCCGGGGAAGCCGGACGCCGAGTTTCCCTTCCGCCAGCGGGTGGCCGGCGAAGCGGTCTACTATCTCACGGCGCAGGGAAGCACGCGCATCCCGACGCCGCCGACGATGAAGAATCACGGCAACTTCACCGCGTCGCTCTGCGAAGTGGTGCGCTGGCTCGGTGAGCAGGCCGAGGCGCTGGGTATCAACATCTTCCCCGGCTTTCCCGCGGCGTCGCTGCTGGTCGATGGCAGTCGAGTCATCGGCGTGCGCACGGTGCCCGGTGGACTCGATCGCGAGGGGAATCCGACCGACGTCTTCACCGAACCGACCGACCTCACCGCCCGCGTGATCGTGCTGGCTGAAGGGACGCGGGGCGCGCTGGCGCAGGCGTGGCGCGACTGGCAGCACGTCTCCTCTCCCAACCCGCAGATCTTCGCGCTCGGCGTGAAAGAGGTCTGGGAAGTTGCCAAACCTCTCGACCGGGTGATTCACACGATGGGATGGCCGCTGCCGTCCACGGTCTTCGGTGGATCGTGGTGCTATCCGATGGGGCCGAATCAGGTTTCGATCGGCCTCGTCGCCGGGCTCGACTATCACGCTGCCGCGTTCGATGTCCACGAGTCGCTGCAGCGGATGAAGCTGCATCCGCTCTTCCGCGACGTCCTCACCGGCGGCACGATGGTCGAATGGGGCGCCAAGACGATTCCGGAAGGCGGCTACTACGCCATTCCCGACCGGCTCTCCGGCGACGGTCTCATGATGATCGGCGACACCGCAGGATTCGTCGACGTCCCCTCGCTCAAGGGGATCCATTACGCCATGGAATCGGGGATGCTGGCCGCGTCGACGATCGTGACAGCCCTCGGTACGGCGGGCGCGGCATCAGCGGCCGTGCTTGCCCCGTACGACGCGGCGGTCCGCGGGTCGAGCATCGGCCATGACCTACACGTCACCCGCAACATGCGATTGGGATTCAAGGACGGGTTCTGGCGCGGTGCCTTCAAGGCGGGACTGATGACGTTGAGTCGCGGTGCACTTCCCGGCGGACGGATCGAGATGCCAGCCGACGCCGATGCGCCTAGGGAATCGGGGGCGCCCGAGCCATTCGTGCCGGACAACGTACTCACGTTCAGCAAGGTCGACGCCGTCTTCAAGTCGGGGAACGCGACCCGCGATTCGATTCCCTCGCACCTGATCATCGGGCGCGACATCAGCGGCGAGGTCGCGGACTTCTATGCGCATCTCTGCCCGGCGGGAGTGTACGAGCGCGACGGAGATACGGTGCGCGTCAATCCGCCCAACTGCGTCGATTGCAAGGCGACCGACGTTCTCGGTCCGCGATGGACACCGCGCGAAGGGGGAAGCGGCCCGACCTACCGCCTCATGTGA